The Armatimonadota bacterium genome has a segment encoding these proteins:
- a CDS encoding alpha-L-rhamnosidase, which produces MMQILITEEPFTDMSQGWMQRGNWPASWVSHPEVNGIEPAVVAYRRRFKLDIAQKVRIHVSADERYELFLDGKRIGRGPQRGDRENWFYETHELDLSAGEHILVARSWWLGPDAPAPYAQHTVRPGFLLAAEGVPEGLLNTGKVAWESKLLGGYSWVKPEMAWGTGAKVHIKGDEYPWGFERGEGDGWVRVRNVGRVGSGAIVNEFPMVWRLRPAILPAMIEETLQVGTVRHIQMVTTEDTRPIQVKSAETIASETQGWNDLLSGKSLTIPANTMRRVIVDLGNYYCGFPDVTLSGGKGAKVRILWAESLYMQAGMGDKGNRDQIEGKYFVGIGDTFEPDGGSGREFTTLWWEAGRYLEVFVSTKDEPLAIEDFSIRETHYPISFDMSFESADPRLAEVIPIGYRALQMCSHETYMDCPYYEQLMYIGDSRLEVLATYAISRDDRLPRKCILLFDESRIASGFAQSRYPSRVSQIIPPFSFWWVGMLYDYAMWRGDMDFVRDRMPGMRAILDDLRRYVNKDGLVEGPNGWNFMDWVPSWGGGIPPDGDFGVCGVINWQCAMILGLAAQLEEMVGETGLAARNVKLARRIAKAADKAFWSEERGIYADNLAKDRFSEHSQCLALIGGNVPDSKRKRVIEGLLQDQNIERTTIYFNHYLFETYRLIGRMDRFFERMSMWFDLKGLGFKTTFEHPEPSRSDCHAWGAHPIYHYFASVLGIRPTAPGLSKVRIEPQMWPLTWAKGKLPHPNGFITVDFAIKDSKLSGTVELPEGVTGEFVYAGKTRSLHPGRQDV; this is translated from the coding sequence ATAATGCAAATCCTCATCACCGAAGAACCGTTCACCGACATGTCCCAGGGATGGATGCAGCGGGGCAACTGGCCCGCTAGCTGGGTCTCGCATCCCGAGGTCAACGGCATCGAGCCGGCCGTCGTCGCCTACCGACGCAGGTTCAAGCTCGATATCGCCCAGAAGGTCCGCATCCACGTGAGCGCCGACGAGCGATACGAGCTGTTCCTCGACGGCAAGCGGATCGGGCGCGGACCCCAGCGCGGCGACCGTGAGAACTGGTTCTATGAGACCCACGAACTCGATCTCTCCGCCGGGGAGCACATCCTCGTCGCCCGCTCGTGGTGGCTCGGACCGGATGCCCCCGCGCCGTATGCCCAGCACACCGTCCGGCCCGGATTCCTACTGGCGGCGGAGGGCGTCCCGGAAGGCCTGCTGAACACGGGCAAGGTCGCGTGGGAGAGCAAGCTGCTCGGCGGATACTCGTGGGTCAAGCCCGAGATGGCATGGGGCACCGGCGCGAAGGTCCACATCAAAGGCGATGAGTACCCCTGGGGCTTCGAACGCGGCGAGGGCGACGGCTGGGTCCGCGTTCGCAACGTCGGTCGGGTCGGAAGCGGGGCGATCGTCAACGAGTTCCCGATGGTCTGGCGGCTTCGACCGGCGATCCTCCCGGCGATGATCGAGGAGACGCTCCAGGTCGGGACTGTCAGGCACATCCAGATGGTGACCACCGAGGACACGCGCCCGATCCAGGTCAAGTCGGCGGAGACCATCGCCTCCGAGACTCAGGGCTGGAACGACCTGCTCTCAGGGAAGTCGCTCACCATCCCGGCCAACACCATGCGGCGGGTCATCGTTGACCTGGGCAACTACTATTGCGGGTTTCCCGATGTCACTCTATCAGGCGGCAAGGGCGCGAAGGTCCGCATCCTCTGGGCCGAATCGCTCTACATGCAGGCGGGCATGGGCGACAAGGGCAACCGCGACCAGATCGAGGGCAAGTACTTCGTCGGCATCGGCGACACCTTCGAGCCGGACGGGGGATCGGGACGCGAGTTCACGACGCTGTGGTGGGAGGCGGGGCGATACCTCGAGGTATTCGTTTCCACGAAGGACGAGCCGCTCGCCATCGAGGACTTCTCGATCCGCGAGACGCATTACCCCATCAGCTTCGACATGAGCTTCGAATCGGCCGACCCGCGACTGGCCGAGGTCATCCCGATCGGCTACCGGGCGCTGCAGATGTGCTCGCACGAGACATACATGGACTGCCCGTACTACGAGCAGCTCATGTACATCGGCGACTCCCGCCTCGAGGTGCTGGCGACCTATGCCATCAGCCGCGACGACAGGCTTCCGCGAAAGTGCATCCTGCTGTTCGACGAGTCCCGGATCGCCTCGGGGTTCGCTCAATCGAGGTACCCGAGCCGTGTCTCGCAGATCATCCCGCCGTTCTCGTTCTGGTGGGTCGGGATGCTGTACGACTACGCCATGTGGCGCGGCGACATGGACTTCGTGCGCGACCGGATGCCCGGCATGCGCGCGATTCTGGACGATCTCAGGCGTTACGTCAACAAGGACGGCCTGGTCGAGGGCCCGAACGGCTGGAACTTCATGGACTGGGTACCGAGCTGGGGCGGCGGCATCCCCCCCGACGGGGATTTCGGCGTCTGCGGGGTGATCAACTGGCAGTGCGCGATGATTCTCGGCCTGGCCGCTCAGCTCGAGGAGATGGTCGGCGAAACCGGCCTGGCAGCCCGGAACGTCAAGCTCGCCCGCCGGATCGCAAAGGCCGCAGACAAGGCGTTCTGGAGCGAGGAGCGCGGAATCTACGCGGACAACCTGGCGAAGGACCGGTTCAGCGAGCACTCCCAGTGCCTAGCGCTGATCGGGGGCAACGTGCCGGACTCGAAACGGAAGCGCGTCATAGAAGGCCTGCTCCAGGATCAGAACATCGAGCGGACGACGATCTACTTCAACCACTACCTGTTTGAGACCTACCGCCTCATCGGGCGGATGGACCGCTTCTTCGAGCGGATGTCGATGTGGTTCGACCTCAAGGGCCTCGGATTCAAGACGACCTTCGAGCACCCCGAGCCGAGCCGGTCGGACTGCCATGCGTGGGGCGCGCATCCGATCTACCACTACTTCGCGTCGGTGCTCGGGATTCGGCCGACCGCGCCGGGGTTGTCGAAGGTGCGGATCGAGCCGCAGATGTGGCCTCTGACCTGGGCGAAGGGGAAGCTCCCCCACCCCAACGGGTTCATCACGGTGGACTTCGCGATCAAGGACAGCAAGCTCTCCGGCACGGTCGAGCTTCCGGAGGGCGTCACCGGCGAGTTCGTCTACGCCGGGAAGACAAGGAGCCTCCATCCGGGCAGGCAGGACGTGTAG
- a CDS encoding type II toxin-antitoxin system HicA family toxin codes for MKAYSGREIIRLLRSHGWQIARVEGSHHILTKPGRDETISVPVHGNHSLKSGIVHFILGTAGIRPE; via the coding sequence GTGAAGGCCTACTCGGGCAGAGAGATCATCAGGCTCCTCAGATCTCACGGTTGGCAAATCGCCCGCGTCGAAGGTAGCCACCACATCCTCACCAAGCCCGGGCGTGACGAAACGATCTCCGTGCCGGTTCACGGGAATCATAGCCTGAAGAGCGGCATCGTGCACTTCATCCTGGGAACCGCCGGTATCAGACCCGAGTAA
- a CDS encoding type II toxin-antitoxin system HicB family antitoxin, translating to MTFKAIIHDAEEGGFWAEVPALPGCVTQGETLQELHDNLREAIRGCLAVLNDRKGSPERVREVVEISV from the coding sequence ATGACGTTCAAAGCGATAATCCACGATGCCGAAGAAGGCGGCTTCTGGGCCGAAGTCCCCGCTCTTCCAGGCTGTGTCACCCAGGGCGAGACTCTTCAGGAACTTCACGATAACTTGCGAGAGGCCATCCGAGGCTGCCTCGCAGTCCTGAACGACCGGAAGGGTTCGCCCGAGCGCGTTCGCGAGGTCGTGGAGATCTCGGTGTGA
- a CDS encoding prolyl oligopeptidase family serine peptidase, with the protein MYHTPLILLLIIVLLAGTALSAVADTPTKDVAKGFIAKTMTIADKEIKYVVYVPTTYDPKKPMPTIIFLNGAGECGQDGWRQVFHFGGAIMLNPEKWPFIVIFPQKQNKESFWEDEGPVVMTALKQTVREYNVDLTRLYLTGLSQGGHGTWAIASKHPDMFAAIAPVCGWGDEKIAAKLAKLPIWTFHGDADQAVDVERSKDMKKWVEAAGGEVKLTVYPGVGHNSWDNAYRNEELGAWFLQFSKKE; encoded by the coding sequence ATGTATCACACGCCACTGATTCTTCTGCTAATCATAGTTCTGCTTGCCGGCACTGCCCTCAGCGCCGTCGCCGACACCCCGACGAAGGACGTCGCGAAGGGCTTCATCGCCAAGACGATGACCATCGCCGACAAGGAGATCAAGTACGTCGTCTACGTCCCAACGACCTATGACCCCAAGAAGCCGATGCCCACAATCATCTTCCTGAATGGCGCGGGCGAATGCGGGCAGGACGGTTGGCGTCAGGTCTTCCACTTCGGCGGAGCGATCATGCTGAACCCGGAGAAGTGGCCGTTCATCGTCATCTTTCCGCAGAAACAGAACAAGGAGTCGTTCTGGGAGGACGAAGGGCCGGTCGTGATGACCGCGCTCAAGCAGACCGTGAGGGAGTACAATGTGGATCTCACGCGGCTCTATCTGACGGGACTCTCTCAGGGCGGACACGGCACTTGGGCGATCGCATCGAAGCATCCCGATATGTTCGCGGCGATCGCGCCGGTCTGCGGCTGGGGCGACGAGAAGATCGCTGCCAAGCTCGCGAAACTGCCGATATGGACGTTCCACGGCGACGCGGACCAGGCGGTTGACGTCGAGCGCTCGAAGGATATGAAGAAGTGGGTCGAGGCCGCCGGCGGCGAGGTGAAGCTGACCGTCTACCCCGGAGTCGGGCACAACTCGTGGGACAACGCCTACCGGAACGAGGAACTCGGAGCGTGGTTCCTACAGTTCAGCAAGAAGGAGTGA
- a CDS encoding flavin reductase, which produces MKSAFRKINPKELQFNPFTLIVKDWFLVTAGPPDSFNTLTAGWGGLGVLWNKDVVMIVIRPTRYTYEFLESNDTFTCAFFENEHKRALQLLGQKSGRDGDKVAESGLTPIPGMLEGTTSFAEAHMVMECRKIYFQDLDPTRFLDPLVDTQWYPEKDYHRMYVGEIVNCLVKPPVRGRHKLVNPEDSGE; this is translated from the coding sequence ATGAAGTCGGCTTTCCGAAAGATAAACCCCAAGGAACTGCAGTTCAACCCGTTCACGCTGATAGTCAAGGACTGGTTTCTCGTCACCGCCGGGCCGCCGGACTCGTTCAACACGCTGACCGCCGGCTGGGGCGGGCTCGGCGTGCTGTGGAACAAAGACGTCGTGATGATCGTTATCAGGCCGACGAGATACACATACGAGTTCCTCGAGAGTAACGACACCTTCACCTGCGCCTTCTTCGAGAACGAGCACAAGCGCGCGCTCCAACTCCTCGGCCAGAAGTCGGGCAGGGACGGGGACAAGGTCGCCGAGTCGGGACTGACTCCGATACCGGGGATGCTCGAGGGCACGACGTCGTTCGCGGAGGCGCACATGGTGATGGAGTGCCGCAAGATCTACTTCCAGGACCTCGACCCGACGCGCTTCCTCGATCCGCTGGTGGACACGCAGTGGTACCCGGAGAAGGACTACCACCGCATGTACGTCGGGGAGATCGTGAACTGCCTGGTGAAGCCGCCGGTGAGGGGTCGGCACAAGCTCGTCAACCCTGAGGATTCCGGTGAATGA
- a CDS encoding DNA adenine methylase — translation MIKYIGSKRTLVPVIMGVVRRFAEAESVIDLFSGTSRVGHALKADGYRVLANDHNAYAAALARCYVQADRDDVLRDAERLVHEFNELKGAPGYFTETFCVKSRFFQPKNGERIDAIREAIAAKGLPPELESVILVSLVEAADRVDSTTGLQMAYLKTWAPRANNDLHLRVPDVLPRARHGKGEAHMMDAFDAARALEADVAYIDPPYNQHSYLGNYHVWESLVRWDKPPVYGVACKRIDCRQRQSVFNSRPRFADAMRRLLGSVRAGIIVVSFNNEGYLSQSEMETMLRGLWEGRARVTTLENDFKRYVGAQIGIYNPEGERVGRVSHLRNKEFLYVVTRHDMSDSLASLLPRQDAQLALL, via the coding sequence ATGATAAAGTACATCGGGTCGAAGCGCACGCTGGTCCCGGTAATCATGGGAGTAGTGCGGAGATTCGCGGAGGCCGAGTCAGTCATTGACCTGTTCTCAGGAACCTCTCGCGTCGGCCACGCTCTGAAGGCGGACGGGTATCGCGTGCTGGCGAACGACCATAACGCATATGCGGCAGCACTGGCGCGATGCTATGTGCAGGCAGACCGCGACGATGTTCTGCGCGACGCAGAGCGCTTGGTTCACGAGTTCAACGAGCTGAAGGGCGCGCCGGGGTATTTCACCGAGACGTTCTGCGTGAAGTCGCGCTTCTTTCAGCCGAAGAACGGAGAGCGCATAGACGCCATCCGCGAGGCGATCGCGGCCAAAGGACTCCCGCCGGAGCTCGAATCGGTCATTCTCGTCTCGCTGGTCGAAGCCGCCGACCGCGTGGATTCCACCACCGGCCTGCAGATGGCCTACCTGAAGACATGGGCGCCACGGGCAAACAACGACCTCCATCTGCGGGTGCCCGACGTGCTTCCGCGTGCCAGGCACGGCAAGGGCGAGGCGCACATGATGGACGCGTTCGACGCGGCCCGGGCCCTGGAGGCGGACGTGGCCTACATAGACCCGCCGTACAACCAGCATTCCTATCTGGGCAACTACCACGTCTGGGAGTCACTCGTGCGATGGGACAAGCCGCCAGTCTACGGGGTGGCATGCAAGCGCATTGACTGCAGACAGAGGCAGAGTGTCTTCAACTCCCGCCCGCGATTTGCCGACGCCATGCGCCGACTGCTGGGTTCGGTCCGCGCGGGGATCATCGTGGTATCGTTCAACAACGAAGGATATCTGTCTCAGTCCGAGATGGAAACCATGCTGCGCGGACTGTGGGAGGGGCGGGCCCGCGTCACCACATTGGAGAACGACTTCAAGAGGTACGTGGGGGCGCAGATTGGAATCTACAACCCGGAGGGCGAACGCGTGGGAAGGGTCAGCCACCTGCGAAACAAGGAGTTCCTTTACGTCGTCACTCGGCACGACATGTCCGATAGTCTAGCATCCTTACTGCCACGACAAGACGCACAACTTGCCCTGTTGTAG
- a CDS encoding NAD+ synthase: protein MSAPVRIAIAQINATVGDLDGNTRRITDCIGRAREAWAEVVSFPELAITGYPPEDLLLKNGFVRGNMECLERIVAASRGIISIVGFVEQDVRLYNSAAVISDGELIGVHRKVHLPNYGVFDEDRYFEPGGSLRVFEALGTVFGVEVCEDSWHPDGPHKPMAAAGAEIIIVVNSSPFHAGKWKTREEMLSSRASDNRCFFVYGNLVGGQDELVFDGHSMVFGPDGRTICRGPSCEEALVLVDLDPQEARHLRGDEAPSELSDAAVERVQVRTPPPSLMRSEERPALPSCLTEPPERLEEIYKALTLGTRDYVEKNGFERVVLGMSGGVDSALTAVIAADALGKERVVAVVMPSRYSSEGTQSDAVSTSERIGIEHRLIPIEQVFEAYLETLADDFAGTGQGIAEENLQARARGNILMALSNKFGWLVLTTGNKSEISVGYSTLYGDMAGGFNPLKDVPKTLVYELANYRNSLGQVIPQSIIERAPSAELRPDQRDEDSLPPYDVLDPILHAYVEEDKCAADIAAMGFDGATVERVARMVDRSEYKRRQAPPGVKITPKAFGKDRRLPITNRYQE from the coding sequence ATGAGCGCGCCGGTGAGGATCGCAATCGCCCAGATCAACGCTACAGTCGGCGATCTGGACGGGAATACGCGCAGGATCACAGACTGCATCGGCCGCGCGAGGGAAGCCTGGGCGGAAGTCGTATCGTTTCCCGAGCTTGCGATCACCGGTTACCCGCCTGAGGACCTGCTGCTCAAGAACGGGTTCGTCCGCGGCAACATGGAATGCCTCGAACGGATCGTCGCCGCGTCCAGGGGCATCATCTCGATCGTCGGCTTCGTCGAGCAGGACGTGAGGCTCTACAACTCGGCGGCGGTCATCTCGGACGGAGAACTGATCGGCGTCCACCGCAAGGTCCACCTGCCGAACTACGGCGTCTTCGACGAGGATCGCTACTTCGAGCCGGGCGGCAGCCTGAGGGTCTTCGAGGCGCTCGGCACGGTGTTCGGCGTCGAGGTCTGCGAGGACAGCTGGCACCCCGACGGCCCCCACAAGCCGATGGCGGCGGCCGGCGCCGAGATCATCATCGTCGTCAACTCGTCCCCGTTCCACGCCGGGAAGTGGAAGACCCGCGAGGAGATGCTCTCGTCCCGCGCGTCGGACAACCGGTGTTTCTTCGTCTACGGAAACCTCGTCGGCGGGCAGGATGAACTAGTGTTCGACGGCCACTCGATGGTGTTCGGCCCGGACGGCCGGACGATCTGCAGGGGGCCTTCGTGCGAGGAGGCACTGGTGCTCGTCGACCTCGACCCGCAGGAGGCGCGGCATCTGCGGGGGGACGAGGCTCCGTCCGAACTGAGCGATGCGGCGGTCGAGCGGGTGCAGGTACGGACCCCTCCCCCCAGCCTCATGCGAAGCGAGGAGCGGCCGGCGCTCCCGTCTTGTCTGACCGAGCCGCCTGAGCGGCTCGAGGAGATCTACAAGGCGCTGACGCTCGGCACGCGGGACTATGTCGAGAAGAACGGGTTCGAACGGGTCGTGCTGGGGATGAGCGGGGGGGTTGACTCCGCGCTGACGGCCGTGATCGCCGCAGACGCGCTCGGGAAGGAGCGGGTGGTCGCCGTCGTGATGCCTTCCAGGTACTCGTCGGAAGGCACCCAGAGCGACGCGGTCTCGACGTCCGAGCGCATCGGCATCGAGCATCGCCTGATACCGATCGAGCAGGTTTTCGAGGCGTACCTCGAGACGCTGGCCGATGATTTCGCGGGCACCGGGCAGGGTATCGCGGAGGAGAACCTTCAGGCGAGGGCGCGGGGAAACATCCTGATGGCGCTCTCCAACAAGTTCGGCTGGCTGGTGCTCACCACGGGGAACAAGAGCGAGATATCGGTGGGGTACAGCACTCTCTACGGCGACATGGCCGGCGGGTTCAACCCCCTGAAGGACGTTCCCAAGACGCTGGTCTACGAGCTGGCGAACTACCGGAACTCGTTGGGCCAGGTCATCCCGCAGAGCATCATCGAGCGCGCGCCGTCCGCCGAGCTTCGCCCGGACCAGAGGGACGAGGACTCCTTACCGCCGTATGACGTGCTCGACCCGATACTCCATGCGTACGTCGAGGAGGACAAGTGCGCGGCCGATATCGCCGCGATGGGTTTCGACGGCGCGACCGTCGAGCGCGTAGCCCGGATGGTGGACCGAAGCGAGTACAAGCGGCGTCAGGCGCCCCCGGGGGTGAAGATCACCCCGAAGGCGTTCGGCAAGGACCGCAGGCTGCCGATTACGAACAGGTATCAGGAATAG